In one window of Heterodontus francisci isolate sHetFra1 chromosome 24, sHetFra1.hap1, whole genome shotgun sequence DNA:
- the LOC137383207 gene encoding hemoglobin subunit beta-like, which translates to MVHWSKDETDEITSTWKSIDRYLLGAKALARMFKVYPWTTRYFQKLTEFTASSHGVREHAKKVMDALDCAVLHLDDVKSHFTDLSKKHADQLHVDVHSFRLLAKCFVIELAIVRKEKFPPQIQAIWEKYFAVVVDAISRQYH; encoded by the exons ATGGTGCATTGGTCTAAAGATGAGACAGATGAAATCACCAGCACATGGAAGAGTATCGACAGATATTTACTTGGTGCCAAAGCCCTTGCAAG GATGTTCAAAGTCTATCCCTGGACTACGAGATACTTTCAAAAGCTGACAGAATTTACAGCGAGTAGCCACGGTGTTCGAGAACACGCAAAGAAAGTGATGGATGCTCTGGATTGTGCTGTCTTGCACTTGGATGATGTCAAGTCCCATTTTACGGATCTCAGCAAGAAGCACGCTGATCAGTTACATGTGGATGTTCACAGCTTCCGT CTGCTGGCAAAATGCTTTGTCATCGAACTGGCCATAGTCCGGAAGGAGAAGTTCCCACCTCAAATACAAGCAATTTGGGAGAAATATTTTGCTGTGGTGGTCGATGCTATATCCAGGCAATACCATTAA